The following are encoded together in the Strongyloides ratti genome assembly S_ratti_ED321, chromosome : 2 genome:
- a CDS encoding ATP-dependent RNA helicase DDX24: MEETSVISPWVNLNLPDVILNNLNEVNFVKPTKIQELVIPAAIRDHLDILGAAETGSGKTMAFAIPMVCRLLEADLSIKHLRGLVLVPTRELAVQVRKQFDIVTKGTNIKVAQVTGGLSQQKQERILRSSPHIIIATPGRFWALVKIARIDGFLSTFEHIEMFVIDEIDRMVERGHFEELEHIVEGLKRDVNERRQTLVFSATLTFIHTAPKREGKKMAQLTTQDKIKQLVTLSGMKKNKKIIDITRVEGTAENLVESRMNCNSLLDKDTNVIYLLKRYPGRTLIFTNSVDASKRLYGILTKLKFNPIPCLLHAKMDQKARLKNLERFSEIENSILIATDVAARGLDIKGVEHVIHYQVPNTTELYIHRSGRTARAFSHGITVLMVDELCASKYHRIQKSLGRKEELPIFPIDSDELKEAIRARVELATESESLLHKVKKTTSKENWFKKAAREADIELDETIIDQEDLYNDKDYQIQLRRKNVDRALLRLLKEELPKVNDKNIKARVITPEIIKEYKNTQISTAIESFSKARKGDVDFKKKMHKLDHSTIRRINKNVKLKIKKKKK; the protein is encoded by the coding sequence ATGGAAGAAACTTCTGTTATTTCTCCATGGGTGAATTTAAATCTCCCAGATGTTATActaaacaatttaaatgaagttaattttgtaaaaccAACAAAAATTCAGGAGTTGGTTATACCAGCAGCAATACGTGATCATCTTGATATCTTGGGAGCAGCTGAAACTGGTTCTGGAAAAACTATGGCTTTTGCAATTCCAATGGTATGCCGATTATTAGAAGCAGATTTGTCTATTAAACATTTACGTGGATTGGTTTTGGTACCAACACGCGAATTGGCAGTTCAAGTAAGAAAACAATTTGATATTGTAACAAAAGGAACTAATATTAAAGTAGCTCAGGTTACTGGCGGGTTATCTCAACAAAAACAAGAAAGAATACTTCGTTCTAGTCCTCATATTATTATAGCAACTCCTGGTAGATTTTGGGCACTTGTAAAAATAGCTAGAATTGATGGATTTCTTTCAACATTTGAGCATATAGAAATGTTTGTAATAGATGAAATTGATAGAATGGTTGAACGTGGACATTTTGAAGAATTAGAACATATAGTAGAAGGACTAAAAAGAGACGTCAATGAACGAAGACAAACTTTAGTTTTTTCTGCAACATTAACTTTCATTCACACAGCACCTAAGCGtgaaggaaaaaaaatgGCTCAACTTACAACtcaagataaaattaaacaactAGTAACACTTTCTggaatgaaaaaaaataaaaagattattgaTATTACAAGAGTAGAGGGGACTGCAGAAAATTTAGTTGAAAGTAGAATGAACTGTAATAGTTTGTTAGATAAAGATACTaatgtaatttatttattgaaaagaTATCCTGGAAGAACacttatttttacaaattctGTTGATGCATCAAAAAGATTGTATGGAATATTAACCAAGCTTAAATTTAATCCTATACCTTGTTTACTTCATGCAAAAATGGATCAAAAAGCACGTTTGAAAAATCTTGAACGTTTTTCAGAGATTGAAAATTCTATATTAATTGCAACTGATGTTGCTGCAAGAGGTCTTGATATTAAAGGAGTAGAACATGTTATACATTATCAGGTTCCAAATACTACagaattatatatacatcGATCCGGAAGAACAGCTCGTGCTTTTTCACATGGTATTACAGTATTAATGGTTGATGAATTATGTGCATCAAAATATCACAGAATTCAAAAAAGTTTAGGAAGAAAAGAAGAACTTCCTATATTTCCAATAGATTCAGATGAACTTAAGGAAGCGATTAGAGCTAGAGTAGAACTTGCCACTGAGTCAGAGTCTTTATTACATAAAGTCAAAAAAACTACATCAAAAGAAAATTGGTTTAAGAAAGCTGCAAGAGAGGCAGACATTGAGCTTGATGAGACGATTATTGATCAAGAAgatttatataatgataaagatTATCAAATACAATTAAGGAGAAAAAATGTTGATAGAGCTTTACTACGCCTTTTGAAAGAAGAGTTACCAAAagtaaatgataaaaatataaaggcTCGTGTTATAACACcagaaattattaaagaGTATAAAAATACACAAATTTCAACAGCTATTGAGTCATTTTCAAAGGCTCGCAAAGGTGATgttgattttaaaaagaagatGCATAAATTAGATCATTCTACAATTAgaagaattaataaaaatgttaaattaaagattaaaaagaaaaaaaagtag
- a CDS encoding Probable U3 small nucleolar RNA-associated protein 11 yields MSSMKTRNKAIKREHRERPQIKERANLGLLEKKKDWIKRARDFQEKRDKIRELREVALSKNPDEFYHHMIRSQIGRDGIHRDFDMDQVLGKDAKDSERNLKKDLCYVTFKLVNEKKKIDKLKGSLHLATIGRPINKRIVYQDDSDDDGLIGIVEESKVSLPDSSQKLHEMNESYKLLAEKIKKVKELEIVKRKLEKLLHK; encoded by the exons ATGAGTTCTATGAAAACGAGAAATAAGGCTATAAAACGTGAACATCGTGAAAGGCCACAAATAAAAGAACGTGCTAATCTTGGACTTcttgagaaaaaaaaagattggATAAAGAGGGCAAGAGATTTTCAGGAGAAGAGAGATAAAATAAGAGAATTAAGGGAAGTTGCATTGTCAAAAAATCCTGATGAGTTTTATCACCATATGATAAGGAGTCAAATAGGAAGAGATGGTATTCACAGAGATTTTGATATGGACCAGGTTTTGGGAAAAGATGCTAAAGATTCGGAAAGGAATCTTAAAAAAGATCTTTGTTATGTTACATTTAAATTAGTTAATGAAAAGAAA aaaattgaTAAACTAAAAGGATCTCTTCATTTAGCAACAATTGGGAGACCAATTAATAAGCGTATTGTTTATCAAGATGATTCCGATGATGATGGACTAATAGGAATAGTTGAAGAAAGTAAAGTTTCTCTTCCTGATTCTTCCCAAAAATTACATGAAATGAATGAAAGCTACAAACTTCTAgcagaaaaaataaaaaaagtaaaggagttagaaattgttaaaagaaaattagaaaaacttttacataaataa